Within the Flavobacterium sp. CG_23.5 genome, the region TTTCGAGTTTCTGCTGGCAAAATCCAACTTTCTGCTTTTTAGATTCCAATTTTCAAACTTCTGCTCTGAAATTTTTCTGCGTAAACAAATGCGTATTTTCTAATGATTTTTTTCTGCGTAATTTCGGCACAACTTGCCTGTAACGTCCCGGTGCTACACGAGGTTTGGGATTAAAAATGCGTAATCTTTCAGATTCGCCAAATCTCCCAAGTACAAAACCATATTTAAATTCAGCCAAATACCCAAATCTCGTGTAACGGCTGTTGTGCGACGGCTTTTTATCCATTCCAATTTTCAAAAATAGTAAAAATTAACAATAGTGTTAAAACATCAAATTTCAATTACGATAAAATAAATTATTAAAGATTCTAAAATTTGATATAGTTTTGTAAACGTAATGATTAATAAAAAAATAGTATTCAATGCTAAAAGGATTTTTTGCCAAATATAGAAATTTATTATAGTATCGTTTTAGGTTTAAAAAAAAGGGTGCAAATTTAAATAAAAAATAAACGCAAAAAATATGAAGTTATTAACAATAAAAGGCATTTTATGGTGTATATTTGCCATATAATTATTTATAAAACTAAAGTTATGAGCAATATTTTAGAAGAACTGAAAAGATATTTTCAAGATACACCTCAGGAAAAAATATTGAATGACTGGGCTGAATTAGAAAAATATGATAAAGTTGGACCAAGTGTTCAAGAGTTCAAGAAAGTTACCCAATATTTTTTCAATTACGATAATTATATTTTATCGGAAAGTTGGAAAAAATGTAATATCTTAGCAAACCCGAAGTTTAACCTTCGGGTTTCTTTTTAAATATAATTATGAGTCAAAGAGCAACATTTCAATTAGATAATTTCATTTTCAATGAAGTTAAACTCTCAGTTAATGAAGTAAAACCTAAAGAAATAAACGTGGATTTTATGCCTGAAGGTGTTTTTCATTTATTAGAAAAAACGTTCGATTTAAAATTAGTTTTTATTGCTTTTCAAGGCAGTGATAGGGAAGACCCTTTTATTCAAGTTAGCTGTATTGGAACGTTTTCTTTTGAAAATGTTGAAAAAGTTGCTGATATTCCTGCTTTTTTCTATAGAAATGCAATAGCTATTTTATTTCCTTACATCAGAGCTTTTATTTCCTCTCTTACTGCACAAGCAAATATTACTCCAATGATTCTTCCAACATATAATTTAGGTGAACTTGAAGCTCCATTGAGAGATAAAACAATTACATTGTAATTTATTTTGGGTCGTAAAGTAATAGTGTTTCAAACACTTAAAAATAAAGGAAACCCAATAGAAATAGAAAGGGATGGTCCTTTTATTTGTAGATGGGAAAATTCTTGGTTGGGAACTGGGTACTATTTTTGGGAAAATTTTCTTAGCAACGCTCATTGGTGGGGTAAATCTCATTTAAAGGGAGATTATGTAATTTGTGAAGCGGAATATATATTTGATGATGAAAAAATTTTCGACTTATCTGGTGGAAATCCACAACATAGCGCAGATTTTGATGAATATTCAAAGTTTTTAAGAAAACAGGGGTTTATAAAAGACAAAGTAACGACAGTTTCAAAAGTTTTTCAATTTTTAAGAACTCATATTAAAAGTTTTGATTACGATGCTACAAGAGCATATGGAATAAATTCTATTGGAGAAAAGCTACATCCTGACCATATTTATAGGATGCCGTTTGAGTTACAATTAGGGGCATATTTAGATTTAAGACCTGCAATTCAAATATGCTTTTATACCAAAACAGTTCTACAGTTGGATAATTATAGAATAATATATCCTGATGAATATATTGACCAATATGTTTTTTAATTTTATTTTCTATTCTATTTCTCGTTCTTACAAGCTGTCGCACAACGTCAGTTCGTCTAAAAACCTTCAAAGTTTCTCAAACTGCGTTGTGAGTTTGTAAATATAGTTGATTTGTCGTACAAAAGAAAGTCTCTTTAAAAAGAGGCTGACAATGATTCGTCAATAATTTCAAGTGGCAAAAGGCCTTTAAATAGGCTTTAATAGAGTTGAAAAACACGGTCAATACTTTTAGATACTGCTTTAACTCATTTGGATCAATCAAGTTGAAAATTCTCCTGAGATTATAGGCTGTAAAAATCAATCCCACATCGGCAGAGGCGTGTTTTATGGTTTTCTTGGTCATGAAATAAAAATCCCATTGCCGTTTAATAACTCCGTAGGGATGCTCCACAATGGCTTGTCGCCTGCGATAGATTTCATAGTTATTCTCGATTCGAACTTTGTTTTCGTAAATTAAGTCGGCATATTGGGAGCGTTCTATGAGTCTTCCTTTAACATTTTTAGTGCATTTCTTAAAGAGTTCGCAATTCAAACAGGCACTAGTTTTATAATGCTTCATTTGGGTTATTGATTTCCCGTTTTTTTTGGAATACCAATTCCCATTAGTGGTTAGGATTTCATTAGCGGGACACGTATAAGAATCAGTGTCTTTATTGTATTTAAAATGTTCTACATCAAAAGCAGTATCGGGTGCATGTGCGGCAACCCCTGGAATGGCAACCAAGACAGCAACGCCTAGTTTATTAGCATACTCAAACTCGCTTCCGGTGTGGTATCCTTTGTCATAAATGGCGGTAAAATTGTTATGTCCCAAAATGACTTTACTACGGCGCAGCATGCCTCCCATAGCTTTAGAATCATTTTCATTAGTGACCTTAAAATCAATTGGGATATTGTGCAAAGCATCTACTGTTGTTTGTACAGTATAGGCTACTTCAGAGATGTTATTTCGAGTCATTATTTGGCGACTATCGGGATCTGAAGTAGAGATTTGGGTAATACCGGTTGTCTCAATTGTATTCTTGTATTGAATGTATTTTTGTTTTTGGATAGTATGTTTTCTAACCTTTGTTTCTATCTTTTTCTTTTCAGTTTCATCGCCGTCCGCTTTT harbors:
- a CDS encoding protein-export chaperone SecB produces the protein MSQRATFQLDNFIFNEVKLSVNEVKPKEINVDFMPEGVFHLLEKTFDLKLVFIAFQGSDREDPFIQVSCIGTFSFENVEKVADIPAFFYRNAIAILFPYIRAFISSLTAQANITPMILPTYNLGELEAPLRDKTITL
- a CDS encoding IS1182 family transposase; translation: MKFINGTNRNQLPLFASSIDDAIAQDNEIRLIDLFVDSLKLSDFGFAFDFVENGRPAYHPSDLLKLFIYGYLNRMRSSRTLEKECSRNIELMWLLKALVPDHNTIANFRKDNPKAIARVFRATVKMASHFELIGGSLVAGDSTKLRAQNSKKNNFNPSKIERHIAYIDARLEEYNLALAKADGDETEKKKIETKVRKHTIQKQKYIQYKNTIETTGITQISTSDPDSRQIMTRNNISEVAYTVQTTVDALHNIPIDFKVTNENDSKAMGGMLRRSKVILGHNNFTAIYDKGYHTGSEFEYANKLGVAVLVAIPGVAAHAPDTAFDVEHFKYNKDTDSYTCPANEILTTNGNWYSKKNGKSITQMKHYKTSACLNCELFKKCTKNVKGRLIERSQYADLIYENKVRIENNYEIYRRRQAIVEHPYGVIKRQWDFYFMTKKTIKHASADVGLIFTAYNLRRIFNLIDPNELKQYLKVLTVFFNSIKAYLKAFCHLKLLTNHCQPLFKETFFCTTNQLYLQTHNAV